In Psychrobacter sp. P11G3, a single genomic region encodes these proteins:
- a CDS encoding AAA family ATPase, giving the protein MRLKSLKLAGFKSFANPTTFTFRHGITAIVGPNGCGKSNVIDAIRWVLGETSAKQLRGGAMSDVIFAGTQDKTAKSVASVELTFEHTQDEQTGIRHEFNLYQELSVRRQVNKDGRSDYFINGTRCRRRDVVDVFLGTGLGARSYAVIEQGMIGRIVESSPVQLREFIEEAAGVSRYQARREETQKKLEKTKDNLARLHDMQSELLRQQKSLSKQAASAQRYEELALTLADIEQQLAIQQLYQAKQTHQQQKVAHERSATEVASLQADYDTLKAQQDKLTARINQEQWLKDDAQSTHYQQQLGYQQAEHKLSDAKSQLVTIEQQLSGLAQQRAQSLVDIERLKAEQAEQNQALEALRPQLIELTDKRNNYKRNEQPLQRAWHEAQNNLSRLQDKARTLEQQQAINIQAQKRHQQSYDKWQRREQNWQKLWLQLQQSIAPSASDSTDVSKINKVQDLNHVLEQQVTELSTQLQQVERQREAVDERLSEIQPQAHSLQQRLNAQQSELSDDEKRHALLAGEYDTLHQILHPKPIQQQSEKTQSTATDNADSDGIYHQPIAIATLREQIELSAKGQEYAPLLDSILALWLDSHVLVANQQANQANQANQIKQSDVNNANGISQQANNLWQALEHDVVDLLTYQTAQNMPASANDKTLVETGHSLWLPTAQNGISDHDFVSELPDSLTDKVLPLSQLITQPLLSLWQQCYIYTGQHETSQQHEIDTLTDVLKSLPSSAVLLTVDGWLISRHGTINLSKFAGAQDEQNDSNSQFLTQCLQQRTRLQALEDLLDEFETKIQDQQKSIAKNQRDYDALLVSLEETRAQVEQLTRDKHQYQQQLTTERANAERLQADSQRLNADKATLEQEKQELAQEQQTLEQEQQHIESEIVTLNPHIAEARATTQQLQAERSELNRARQADDDAWQALQLRIQQYEMRLEHSVSSLARATEQHDKSLENEQSLQMHHEQQQAKLPELQAALQSAQVTRDEQQVLLNERDTALTALKQTYAEQQTAFDTLQNTLQTQQSELARHATELALSAARLEDASAHTQSALDAYYRVSHKYKAQAEQPQQSMSVSNLLADFIAHDRRVRPDKIAELESERAKLTQQLSKIGPVNLAAVAELAEVNERLDPLAQQTADIAASMQTLTEAIASIDETTKTLFMQTLDAVNKELANLFAKVFGGGQASLTLNTDEMPANTPKSEQWRAGLTLMAQPKGKRNSRLAVLSGGEKTLTALSLIFAIFKQHPAPFCVLDEVDAPLDDANVARFTSLIHELADDLQFIFISHNKLTMQIADELKGITMPSAGISTLVSVSLDEAARYVES; this is encoded by the coding sequence ATGCGTTTAAAATCTCTAAAGCTGGCAGGCTTCAAATCCTTTGCCAATCCAACCACTTTTACTTTTCGTCATGGTATCACCGCCATCGTCGGGCCGAACGGCTGTGGCAAATCCAATGTGATTGATGCTATCCGCTGGGTGCTAGGCGAGACCTCAGCCAAGCAGTTACGCGGCGGGGCGATGAGTGATGTTATCTTCGCAGGTACGCAAGATAAAACAGCAAAAAGCGTTGCCAGTGTCGAGCTAACCTTTGAGCATACTCAAGATGAACAGACTGGTATTCGCCACGAGTTTAACTTGTACCAAGAGCTATCGGTTCGCCGTCAGGTAAATAAAGATGGACGCTCAGATTATTTTATCAATGGCACGCGTTGCCGTCGCCGTGATGTGGTCGATGTGTTTTTAGGTACAGGGCTGGGTGCACGTAGCTATGCGGTGATTGAGCAAGGCATGATTGGGCGTATCGTTGAATCTAGTCCTGTGCAGCTGCGTGAGTTTATCGAAGAGGCGGCAGGTGTCTCACGCTATCAGGCTCGCCGTGAAGAAACGCAAAAGAAGTTAGAGAAAACAAAAGACAATCTAGCGCGCCTGCACGATATGCAAAGCGAATTACTACGCCAACAAAAATCACTGTCTAAACAGGCGGCTAGTGCGCAGCGTTACGAGGAGTTGGCATTAACACTAGCTGATATCGAGCAGCAGCTCGCTATTCAGCAGCTCTATCAAGCCAAGCAAACGCATCAACAGCAGAAAGTAGCGCATGAACGTAGTGCTACGGAGGTGGCGTCACTACAGGCTGACTACGACACGCTCAAAGCTCAGCAAGACAAGCTCACTGCTCGTATCAATCAAGAGCAATGGCTCAAAGACGATGCCCAAAGCACTCACTATCAGCAGCAGCTCGGCTATCAACAAGCGGAACATAAGTTAAGTGATGCTAAGTCACAGCTGGTTACTATTGAGCAGCAACTGTCTGGCTTGGCTCAGCAGCGTGCGCAATCACTCGTTGATATCGAACGCCTAAAAGCTGAACAAGCTGAGCAGAATCAAGCGTTAGAAGCGTTACGTCCGCAGCTTATTGAGCTGACAGATAAACGCAATAACTATAAGCGCAATGAGCAGCCACTACAACGCGCGTGGCACGAAGCGCAAAACAATCTGTCACGCTTGCAAGACAAGGCTCGCACGCTTGAGCAGCAGCAGGCGATTAATATCCAAGCACAAAAGCGCCATCAGCAAAGCTATGATAAATGGCAACGCCGCGAGCAAAACTGGCAAAAACTGTGGCTGCAATTACAGCAGTCTATAGCGCCATCTGCATCTGACAGTACTGATGTGAGTAAGATAAATAAGGTGCAAGATCTCAATCACGTGCTAGAACAGCAAGTCACTGAGCTAAGCACGCAGTTGCAGCAAGTTGAGCGTCAACGCGAAGCCGTCGATGAACGCTTGTCCGAGATACAACCGCAAGCGCATAGTTTGCAGCAGAGACTAAACGCACAACAGAGTGAGTTGAGCGATGATGAAAAGCGTCATGCGCTACTGGCAGGCGAATACGATACCCTGCATCAGATATTGCATCCAAAACCTATACAACAGCAATCAGAAAAGACTCAATCTACCGCGACAGATAATGCAGATAGCGATGGCATATATCATCAGCCGATAGCCATTGCAACGCTACGTGAGCAAATTGAGCTAAGTGCGAAGGGGCAGGAGTATGCGCCGCTACTCGATAGTATCCTAGCATTATGGCTAGATAGCCATGTGCTGGTTGCTAACCAACAAGCTAATCAAGCTAATCAAGCTAATCAAATCAAGCAATCAGACGTTAATAATGCTAACGGCATTTCTCAACAAGCTAATAACCTATGGCAAGCACTTGAGCATGACGTTGTAGATTTACTGACTTATCAAACGGCACAAAATATGCCTGCCAGTGCAAATGATAAAACTCTAGTAGAGACGGGTCATAGCTTATGGTTACCTACTGCGCAAAATGGCATCAGTGACCATGACTTTGTCAGCGAATTGCCAGATAGCTTAACTGATAAAGTATTGCCATTATCGCAGTTGATTACTCAGCCGCTACTCTCGCTATGGCAGCAGTGCTATATATATACGGGGCAGCATGAGACCAGTCAGCAGCATGAAATTGATACACTTACCGATGTTCTAAAGTCATTACCATCGTCCGCTGTTTTGCTTACCGTAGATGGTTGGCTGATCAGTCGTCATGGAACGATTAATTTAAGCAAATTCGCTGGTGCACAGGATGAGCAAAACGATAGCAATAGCCAATTCCTCACGCAGTGCCTGCAACAGCGTACGCGTCTACAAGCATTAGAAGACTTGCTTGATGAGTTTGAAACCAAAATACAAGATCAGCAAAAGTCTATTGCAAAAAATCAGCGCGATTATGATGCGTTGTTAGTTAGCTTAGAAGAAACGCGCGCGCAAGTTGAGCAGTTAACCCGTGATAAGCATCAATACCAGCAGCAACTGACGACCGAGCGAGCCAATGCCGAGCGTTTACAAGCAGATAGCCAACGCCTGAACGCTGATAAAGCAACGCTTGAGCAAGAAAAGCAAGAACTGGCGCAAGAGCAACAAACCCTTGAGCAAGAACAACAGCATATTGAAAGCGAGATCGTTACGCTTAACCCGCACATAGCAGAGGCACGAGCGACAACTCAGCAACTGCAAGCTGAGCGCAGCGAGCTAAACCGCGCGCGTCAAGCTGATGATGACGCTTGGCAAGCATTGCAACTGCGTATTCAGCAGTATGAGATGCGCTTGGAGCATAGCGTTAGCAGTCTGGCTCGTGCGACTGAGCAACATGACAAGTCGTTAGAGAATGAGCAGAGTCTACAGATGCATCACGAGCAGCAGCAGGCCAAGTTGCCAGAGCTACAAGCAGCGCTACAGTCTGCACAGGTAACGCGCGATGAGCAGCAAGTGCTATTGAACGAGCGTGATACTGCGCTAACAGCACTAAAACAAACGTACGCTGAGCAGCAGACAGCATTTGATACGTTGCAAAATACATTGCAAACGCAGCAAAGCGAGCTTGCCCGTCATGCTACTGAGTTGGCATTAAGCGCGGCACGGTTAGAGGATGCTAGCGCACACACGCAGAGCGCTTTAGATGCTTATTATCGTGTAAGTCATAAATATAAAGCGCAAGCAGAGCAACCGCAACAAAGCATGAGCGTCTCAAACTTGCTAGCAGATTTCATCGCTCATGATCGCCGCGTCCGTCCAGACAAAATCGCTGAGCTTGAATCTGAGCGCGCCAAGTTAACCCAGCAATTGAGCAAGATTGGGCCAGTTAATTTAGCAGCGGTCGCAGAGTTGGCCGAAGTGAACGAACGCCTAGATCCACTCGCACAGCAGACGGCAGATATTGCGGCCAGTATGCAGACATTGACCGAAGCGATTGCCTCTATTGATGAGACGACTAAAACGCTGTTTATGCAGACGCTTGATGCGGTCAATAAGGAGCTGGCCAATTTATTTGCAAAAGTCTTTGGCGGTGGACAAGCCAGCCTGACGTTGAACACCGACGAGATGCCAGCCAATACGCCAAAGTCAGAGCAGTGGCGGGCAGGGCTTACCTTAATGGCGCAGCCGAAGGGCAAACGTAATAGTCGCTTAGCGGTACTATCGGGCGGTGAAAAAACCCTTACCGCGCTGAGCTTGATTTTTGCGATATTTAAGCAGCACCCTGCACCGTTCTGTGTGCTTGACGAGGTCGATGCACCGCTTGATGATGCCAACGTCGCGCGCTTTACCAGCCTCATTCATGAGCTAGCAGATGATTTACAGTTTATTTTTATCAGCCATAATAAACTGACGATGCAAATTGCTGATGAGCTAAAAGGTATTACCATGCCAAGTGCAGGTATTTCTACACTAGTCAGTGTGTCGCTCGATGAAGCCGCGCGTTACGTAGAGAGCTAA